The genomic region AAGCACCAAGATTCCCCACTCTCAGTCTGAGAGTGCAGTAGTAAAGTCAGCTGGAAAAGCTCTCAGGGCAGTAGCCAAGGGAAGATGGAACTGGACCCTTCAAGAAACCATTGAGGAAGGGGCGGGGGATGTGAGAGAGAAGAGGGGAAGGAGGCGGGAGGAGGAacgaggaggagcgggaggagcgACTGAACCGGGAGAGGAGaggtgggaggaagaggagggggagatgaggagaggagcagaaacaAGAAAAGTAGCGGGGACCCCCCGGCCTTCATCGAGGTGTCCACGGGGGGCGGTTAGGAAGATGTGGAAcccccagccaggtgtgggGGTTCTGACCCCCACACGGGGGGCTCTGACCCTTGGGGTCACCCGGGATTATCCAGCGTGGATCCTCCCACgggggatggagatggagcagcgcacggagcTCGTCCCGCACCGGGCACTGCGGGATCCGCGGGCAGCGACCCCTCCCCCCAGGCCCAGCCCCCACCCTTTGTCCCCCTCCCTTTGCTCAAATCCGTCCCATcgccccccccaaacccctccccatCGTCCCCCCAATAAACGGCCCCGGGCCCAACTGGGAAGCTTtattgggagcactgggagcaggcacTGGGCGGGGGCAGAGCgccagcggggctggggggacacgggaccCCCCAAGAATCAGCGGAGCGGGGACGGAGCGGGGGGTCCCGGCCGGGCCCGAGCACACGGGATGGGCTGCGGCCGCCGCcggctcaggagctctgtgggcagagaAAACGGGGTGACACCGGGCTGGGGGCCCCGGCGAGAGCGCACACGCTCCGCCACGGCGGGGACGCCACCCCCGGCACCCGCCCTGACCTTCTTGCGCAGGGAGAAGCCGAGCCCCAGCGCCAGGAAGACGAAGCCCAAGACGAAGCCCCCAATCCCCATCAATATCTTGATGCGGGCGGCGTCCGGCGGCATCTCTGGGGGCTCcgcagggctcagccccccaaaacctctcacCGACACCCCGAGcctctcccagtgtcccctccaggctcattccagtccctcccagtcgcATCCAGCATCCTCTAAACCCCCTACCCATTGCACCCAGCGcccccaaactccctcccaggcacacccagcacccccaaagtcgctcccagtgcccaccaggacccccccagccccacccaaccctccccagcatcccccaaacccctgcccagcccttgtccagcccccagcccctctcccagctccagcctggctctctccagctccctcccagtgcctcccagcacagcccagtggctCCGCCAGCGCCCCCAGGGGCTCCCCCGTACCCCAGTGCCgcctcaggggctgctccaggctgacgtgctccacctggcagctgtagctGAGCTCGCGCCGGGGGGGagtttccagcagcaccagcagctggtagGTCCAGTCCCCGTTGGGAACCACGTCGGTGGCCACCACGTGCTCCgagagctcctgctggccctggaaccacctcacctggatggcagcagggtagaaatccatcacggagcagagcaggcggtcggggccgggctgggagctCGAGGGGGGAACCAGCGAGATAGAcacactggggggcactgggagagacagagagagagagcggggacacactgggatcagctggggggcactgggagagagaagggagggctgggaatggactgAAATGGACACGGAATGACAGGGAATGGATTGGGGAATGTggtgggagggactggggatggGCTCGGATGGATTGGGAATGTGCTCGGAGGgagtgggagagactgggagggagTTGGGTGACACAGAGAGATGGGAAGgaatgggggaactgggagagaGGGTGGAGTTCTAAGAGTGAACTGTGAATGAACTGGGAagagactgggaatggactgggagagactggggagGAACTGGGCATGGTCTTGGAGGGACTGgaatggcactgggagggatcttggtggcactgggaggaacCGGGAATAAAGTGCGCGGCACTGGGAGGCCGAGTCCGGCGCGAGGCACTCCGTGCTGCGGGTCTGCCTGGCAACAGATGAGTCATGAACATGATACGATCTCATTGGTTGCAAAGCGTCAACTTTACGGGTCGCTGAAATGGACGCGCGGGGGGGCAccgggagggactgggaggatcTGGAGACCCCGGCGGTCGGCACAaggagggctgagggctctggacCGATGCCCAGGCTGATTTTGAGGGGCTCCAGGGTTACTGGCAGGGCAGGCCCCGAGGGGACGCACTCTCCCTCGTGCTCACCTCGGCGCTCCGTGATGTACCAGCACCGGCAGAACCAGTCAACCGCAGTCCGTCTGTCCTCCATGAATACCGCGTTGCTGTTCCAGCGCTTGGTCAACTTCTCCCCATAGCGGGTGAACCCCACAAAGTGCCCCACGTCGCTGTCGAACATTATGAACTGATCCCGGTTGTAGATGGATCTCTGGACGTACTTCACCTTCTCCGTGCCGTTAATGAAGTAACACTCGGACTTTGTCATCCTCTGGAACACCCCTGAGTGTGCAGGACACAGGTCAGGGGGTGCCAACCCACCACCCTCtcccagcatccccagagctccgGGCCCACCCCGGATCCCCACTCCGCACAACCTGCGCCCCTCGGCCGCCATGGGACCCTCCTGCCCGCGCTGCCGCTTCCTCTTTGCCGcccttcccccatttccccttccACATCGTCTCCCCTCCCACCTCCGGCCGCTCCCCAAATCACTTCTGGGGTCCCATTTCCCGATTTTCCCACAAATTTCCCAATCCCCAGCCCCGTCCCGCTCAGATATGGTGTCCCACCTCCGCTTTTGCCCCTTCCCCACCCTCTCCCAccgctccctctcctccccccaCACCTCAGGCCCTCCCGCTCTCCCTTAGGGggtcccctcctcctccccctccattCCGGGTTCCCcccttctcccccttctccccccctgtcccagcgCCTCCCGCCTCCCGCTCACCCGAGAGCTCCGCGCCCGCAGCCGGGGgggctcccagcaccaccagtgccgccagcagggccccagctgccgcccctcgccccatggccggggccgggcagggagcagcagccccaaagcagccgcGCTGCGCTGGGAGCGCCAGTCCGGAGCAGGGCGGGCTCGGCAGCGCCGCGCGCTCTCATTGGCTGCCGCCGCTCGTGGGAAGCGATCGGCCACGGGCTCTGCCCGGCAACCGATGAGGCAATCCAACGTTCAGAGCTCTCATTGGCTAAGATGCCGCCTGCCTGCGCTCCCATTGGCTGAGGCGTTTCCGGGACGCTGCAGCCccggagggtttttttttgtcgAGGGGGAACCTTGGGGCCCTGGGCAGGTGGGAGCTCAGGTGAGCCCAGCAATGCGTGCCCAGGTGCGCGGCATCTCAGGGCTGCCCGTGGTGAGCGGTGTCCCTGGCCCGATGACAGGCACCCCCAGAGccgctctgtccctgcccccgcagccgcacagggacagaaaatggAGCCGAGGGTTCCTGCGTGGGGACAAGGACCGGGAGAGATCCCTCAGCAAATCCCACATGGGCACAACAGACCCGGCCTGTGAACACGGAGGGAATTTATTACCAACCGaatcagcagcacaaggaggaggggaagaaaTCTCTCCAACACCTTCCCCCTAGCCAACACAGATCACCCAGAACAGGGGTCACCAGGGCTTTGCCCAACGGGGGTCACTGGGGATCATCCAGCGCGGATCCTCccatgggggatggagctggagcagcgcacgaagctcttcccacactcgggacACTTGCAGGGCCTCTCCCTGGTGTGGAAGTGCTGGTGAGTGACGATCTCTGAAtcccacctgaagctcttctgaCACACCAAGAATTCCAAGGGcccttccccagtgtggatcttgTGGCGCTTGCTGAGGTCGGAGGTCccactgaagctcttcccacattccccacactcccagggcctctccccagtgtggatgttcAGGTGTTccatcaggctggagctggagctgaaaccCTTCCCGcattccaagcacttgtgggacttctccctgccatgaggcttctccaccagctctgagctctggctgcatctccggccgccttcctggctcaggggggctctctcctcctcacccctccctgggctgggtttgcagcccctcctcgtgagggatctctggggcttttcctcctcctccatctggcCACAGCTTGGGAATGACAAACCCTGTTTTGGGGGAAACCAAGGTGGGAGCGCCTTGGAGTAGAGGCTCCTCCAGGCCAGGTCCATCTCTAGAACTCAGCAGGAGTCTTGTGTCCATGAAAAGCTCCACATATCAAGATTTAGCCCGAAAAAACTCTTCCAGGAGTTCCCTATTGCTCATCTCTCCACTTTTGGGGTTCCAGAAgtttcctttccttgggatcaTGGGGGTCCAATGGCTCCAGGGGTTCTCCATTCTCCGGCATCCTGCTTAGGGATGATCCAGGGGCTTTTGGGGGTCCATGGGGTCCCTTCTTCCCTGATGCTCTGCTTTGAGatcccagggatcccaggggtccctcctctccaggctccccccCTTTCCAGTCTGCCGGGgccccccagctctgggatcgcccctctctgctctccccactctgggggtcccaggggttcccctcctctgctctcccGGGGGTCCCCAGGACCAATGACCTCCCCTGCCCATACTGGGAAATGGCCATGTGGGCCCCCAAAGATCCCCCAAGGGGCTCAGCTTTGGGGTCCTGCAAGATCCAAACCtacacacagaggaaaaaaacctcacagaGACACCAGATGATATTTGGGGCTCAAATCCACAACCTGTGAGCTCCAAACACACCCCAATAAGAAAACCCTCTCAGGGACCCCCCGATGGATTTGGGACgagctccccctccccactcaCCTGCAGGACGAGCTGGGGGCGATGGTCCCgcggctgcagccacaggggacactggaacctcctgttcctcctgctcctgctcctgctcctgctcttcctgctcctccttttcctctccccctcctcctcctcctccttcctaatCCCACCTCCTCTCCAGTTCctgctttctgtgtgtttaGACTGGAGAACCTTG from Zonotrichia albicollis isolate bZonAlb1 chromosome 31, bZonAlb1.hap1, whole genome shotgun sequence harbors:
- the LOC141725768 gene encoding class II histocompatibility antigen, B-L beta chain-like, producing the protein MGRGAAAGALLAALVVLGAPPAAGAELSGVFQRMTKSECYFINGTEKVKYVQRSIYNRDQFIMFDSDVGHFVGFTRYGEKLTKRWNSNAVFMEDRRTAVDWFCRCWYITERRVPPSVSISLVPPSSSQPGPDRLLCSVMDFYPAAIQVRWFQGQQELSEHVVATDVVPNGDWTYQLLVLLETPPRRELSYSCQVEHVSLEQPLRRHWEMPPDAARIKILMGIGGFVLGFVFLALGLGFSLRKKVRAGAGGGVPAVAERVRSRRGPQPGVTPFSLPTELLSRRRPQPIPCARARPGPPAPSPLR